The segment GTCAGAGAGCTGCTTGCCAGCACTTTGAACCTCCGTTTCCAGATACTGCAGCTTCTCGGAATCGGCAAACTGACACCAAAAGTACTCAGGCCCGTCTATCACGGTAGCGTAGGCTTTTATCAGTTTTGCTTTGGGGTTATACCAGTTAAGAAGCACTGAGGTATCAGCGTTGGGTTTGTTAGCTATCTTCAAACAGTCCCCTTTCATGGTCTGGGTGGTAAGCCCTGCTTGAGAGTTTCCATTGCATGGAAACCTGCTAATCATATCTTCAGCTATGACTCCGTGCTCATCTGCGAGGATCACTTCCCAGGTGCCTTGGAATTTAACAAATTCACATCTTATCTGAGCCTCGTCTGTCCTCTGGGAAAAGTAGCTTACCATTTCCTTACACACAGGTACCGAAAGCCCCCATAGGGAGCAATGGAGGCACAGTGCAGGTAACACCGCGTCAACAGGGCCAAGCCGACCGGTTCTGTTAGTGTGAACCACAGACATGTTGCCATAATCGATAAACTGGACAGAGAGAAGGCCATTGGGCTGCTGTTCCATGACAAGCGCTCGGTACCATAAGTTATCCTCTGGGAAAACGGCACATATCACATCTCCGCTCTGCCACTGCGGACCTGTGTGGTACTGGGGCCGTGTTCTGACATCATTTAGTCTCTCTGAGAGGTTGTTGATCTCAGCTTCATCTTCTATCAGCTGGATGTAAAAATCTGAAAGGTCGTTAATATGAGAAACATACACAGAGGTCTTAAAGCCAGGAGCTATTGTCTTTTGTGGGAATTCacaaaacttgggaggcagatctctgccGCTAGGTTCTCCCATTCTTCTCTCAGGAAGAGCAGAGTCTAGTTTGGTGCCACTCATGGGTGAGCTGGCAAatatgtcttctttcttctcccttgttAATGGAAACCCTCCATCATTTTTGTTGCCCACTGAGTCCTGATACGGTGGGACTAGGTTGGCCTTTGCTGAGCCCTGTAAATATCTGAGCTCCTTACATGCTGGACCCATCTTGGGTTTGCAAGATTCACCCATAATCTCTACACTGTGTGCTTTACTCTCTCCCGGTTTACTCAGATAGTCTGCAAGTGATGGCTTCACGCTCTCCTTTTTATCTTCAAGAGCTTTGGTCTCGTAGAGTAttatttcattctctttctcttttctcctggtTCTGTTTTTGTAACCAAGGAGCCCGAGCTTCTCGTTGATACTGGCATTGATTTGGACACTGTCGTCATACAGCTCTATAATCAGTCTCCCATCTGGGTCTTTGGCTACAACTAAAGCCTTCAGTGACTTATCTAAAACAGTTTCCTGAAACCATGCCGTGACTTCTTCCGGGATGTGATGAGGGATGTCCGATAAGGAGCATTTCAAGGCTTGCATGGGCAGAAGTAAGACATCATGGGCATCTCGGGGGATGGGGAGCAGATGATCGACTGCTATGTACGTGTTcccaaaatcaacaaaaaagacCTTACTTGGCTCTTTCTCTATTATTATTCCTCTATACCAGTTTCCGTCGGTATATCTGGCAAGGCACAAGGTTCCAGGGGCCAAGGTGGATGCTTTTAGATTCAGTAAGGCTTTACTTAGCTGCATGATGTTGTACGACAGTTGTTCTAAAACGTTTGTATTTCTCGCGAGCTGGCAATAAAATGTCCAGGGGTCGTCGGCATGGGTTACGTACACCAGTTCTTCACTTCCGATTTTTAGGTCATGGGTGGAATAGTAGTAAGAGTGTAGCTGAACGGAAGGTTCCAGGGGCTTCTGATGTTTGACAGGCCTCGCAAGTCTCTTTTCTACCAAAAAACGGCAGGCGCTCTGAAAGGGCGTCAGCAAGTCCACAACATTGAACCACTCTTCCTCATGCCTTGATGCCAAAGCAAACACTGTGCATTTTAATTCTAAGTTATTCTGCCGAGCGCTATCGATGAACCCGCTGAAAGCCTGTACTGCCTTTTCATCCCAGACAAAGGGATTTTCACCCATCGGTTGAATTAAATTATAAAGACTGCACCGGAAGGCCTGAGCTCTAACCTGGAAGAACACATCACTGACGGAGAGTATGTCCTTCGTAGATACCACGTCCCTGTCTCCATAATCCACGAACACCACTCTAACATGCTCTAACGAGTGTGCCCCGCTAATCAGAGCTCTGGACCATCTCCCGCTTGCTGTTCGCTTTGCCAGACAAACACGAGTGTCCCCCTCGTAGGGAGATGGCTCGCTGCTTTTGCAATAGTCCTCGATGTCACACATCAAGGTTCTGAAGCCTTGCGCGTTCCTCATCAGCTGACACCAGAAGGAGCCAGGGTTTTCGATGTGAGACACCTTGACTTCAACGGTGCTGCCCACCTCCAGTTCCCCTTTACCACAGCAGTCTGGTTTGGTTTTCAAGAAGTTCAGCATGAGGAGAGATGGGTCCGACGTTACCTTCTCTGTGTCCTGTGCAGTAGAAAGGTTTGAAAGGCTGACCGTGTCCGCCAAAGCTTCTGAAACAGAGAGGGTTTTATTATCTTTTTTGGCTCTCTGGTCTCCTTCGGCCTTCTTGGCAGAAGTTATTTTGCTAGGCTCCGCCATAAAATGACCAGAAACATGCCCAGGGGAATGGGCACTGAGTctgatgttttctttggtttcaaACTCCTGGAACTTGGCAAAGCCAGCTTGAGCGATGACCTTACTAATGTTTTCCTCCCCCATTCTGGATTCATCCAGGATCTCTATGACATATTGGTGATCCTGCTTATCAAGAACATGGACCACCAATTCTTTGTGGAGTAccgtctttttaaaaaatgaggtggCTTCCTGGCTCCAAGTTTTCCCCAGAGGCCAGATGTCAGCCAGGGTGCACTTCAGAGCCAGTATCGGTAGCTGTCTAAACTGAGGCAACAACATTCTCACATCACACCAGTCCACATTCTCAGAGTTGCCCCGGTCCACCAGGAACACATCCACACTCTTGCTGTCTAATCGGGTGACCGTGGCTCGGTAAtagccattttctttccattttacacAGCAAAGGTCATCCGGTTCTGGTCTCAAAATAACCCCATCCAGCTTACTGGCAGAAGAATAGAAACTGCACATTCTCTTCGTCAGCTTGCTGAAGGTGTTCTTGTGCTTTCTAAGGCGAATCCAGAACTCCGAAGGGCTCTTCACGAACTCCACCTGGGCGTCATAGAAGGTGTTCATCTTCAGCCTGATGGATCTCAAGGAGGGGAGGGAAACTTCCGCCTCCATTTCCTCAGCGGGGGACTGAGACTGAAACGCTGCCTCCACTTcgt is part of the Mus musculus strain C57BL/6J chromosome 17, GRCm38.p6 C57BL/6J genome and harbors:
- the Tdrd6 gene encoding tudor domain-containing protein 6 isoform X2 — its product is MSSTPGLPTPGASLALRVSFVDVHPEVIPVQLWGLVGQRREEYVRLSREIQEAAATRGPWALGGASASPGELCLVQVGLMWHRCRVVSRQAQDSRVFLLDEGRTITAGAGSLAPGRSEFFHLPSEVLGCVLAGLVPAGGGGTGGGEPQQWSPRAVDFLSNLQGKEVHGRVLDVLLLHRLVLLEVPVVSQQMEELGLARQVPDSLFCSLLKRYLTAAGQGSSGAPVLPRAAPKQEHPGLDYFYPQLQLGVTEPVVVTQVCHPHRIHCQLRSLSQEIHRLSESMAQVYRAPVGTDDEDSGSATWEEREESPDKPGSPCASCGLDGQWYRALLLETFRPQRCAQVLHVDYGRKELVSCSSLRYLLPEYFRMPVVTYPCALYGLWDCGRGWSRSQVGDLKALILGQAVNAKIEFYCSFEHMYYVTLYGEDGINLNSAFGVQSCCLADWFLQSQGIEEEEEEDEDEVEAAFQSQSPAEEMEAEVSLPSLRSIRLKMNTFYDAQVEFVKSPSEFWIRLRKHKNTFSKLTKRMCSFYSSASKLDGVILRPEPDDLCCVKWKENGYYRATVTRLDSKSVDVFLVDRGNSENVDWCDVRMLLPQFRQLPILALKCTLADIWPLGKTWSQEATSFFKKTVLHKELVVHVLDKQDHQYVIEILDESRMGEENISKVIAQAGFAKFQEFETKENIRLSAHSPGHVSGHFMAEPSKITSAKKAEGDQRAKKDNKTLSVSEALADTVSLSNLSTAQDTEKVTSDPSLLMLNFLKTKPDCCGKGELEVGSTVEVKVSHIENPGSFWCQLMRNAQGFRTLMCDIEDYCKSSEPSPYEGDTRVCLAKRTASGRWSRALISGAHSLEHVRVVFVDYGDRDVVSTKDILSVSDVFFQVRAQAFRCSLYNLIQPMGENPFVWDEKAVQAFSGFIDSARQNNLELKCTVFALASRHEEEWFNVVDLLTPFQSACRFLVEKRLARPVKHQKPLEPSVQLHSYYYSTHDLKIGSEELVYVTHADDPWTFYCQLARNTNVLEQLSYNIMQLSKALLNLKASTLAPGTLCLARYTDGNWYRGIIIEKEPSKVFFVDFGNTYIAVDHLLPIPRDAHDVLLLPMQALKCSLSDIPHHIPEEVTAWFQETVLDKSLKALVVAKDPDGRLIIELYDDSVQINASINEKLGLLGYKNRTRRKEKENEIILYETKALEDKKESVKPSLADYLSKPGESKAHSVEIMGESCKPKMGPACKELRYLQGSAKANLVPPYQDSVGNKNDGGFPLTREKKEDIFASSPMSGTKLDSALPERRMGEPSGRDLPPKFCEFPQKTIAPGFKTSVYVSHINDLSDFYIQLIEDEAEINNLSERLNDVRTRPQYHTGPQWQSGDVICAVFPEDNLWYRALVMEQQPNGLLSVQFIDYGNMSVVHTNRTGRLGPVDAVLPALCLHCSLWGLSVPVCKEMVSYFSQRTDEAQIRCEFVKFQGTWEVILADEHGVIAEDMISRFPCNGNSQAGLTTQTMKGDCLKIANKPNADTSVLLNWYNPKAKLIKAYATVIDGPEYFWCQFADSEKLQYLETEVQSAGKQLSDRRSCTQCPQIGDPCIVRYREDGHYYRALITNICDGELASVRLVDFGNAEDCVDAKELWSIPSELLLVPMQAFPCCLAGFSVSGGVCPQEGNDYFYDIVTEDVLDITILEIKRDVCNIPLAIVELRSKGENINEKMKKYAKTGVPKNDLSSEKRGPERKGSLASPDLGLKKPSHKIAQDKTFYGEARASELSERLEKDLNIETKTSKFYERSTRSIFNAFENSCKGKMGSERLEGSMDYHFVDRAKFDNNYLITGFNPILAHASEPKELLELSSLEVPLSADNDDECKEFLELESIELQHSPVGEEEKEELGLGSPMAPLSPGCQAGATLESFMMQLPLDCEAEKQLELKLPTPQLSLEDSISPLSAAVSQDIQESRYSEDERKAGYMGSSDDDHSRSPLLQHGKGGNSPAHGGRNLSEEEFPQFESRDSAALLAPLFSEEEAREGRKCGSMVPAAQLQSTYTLKGFSVGSKCVVWSSLRNTWSKCEILELAEEGTRVLNLSNGVEETVSPENVWNGIPKAVFQTVGKDLPFMPSDDATTKGFSSVSEEEACGGDADSLSTAKLNI
- the Tdrd6 gene encoding tudor domain-containing protein 6 isoform X1, giving the protein MSSTPGLPTPGASLALRVSFVDVHPEVIPVQLWGLVGQRREEYVRLSREIQEAAATRGPWALGGASASPGELCLVQVGLMWHRCRVVSRQAQDSRVFLLDEGRTITAGAGSLAPGRSEFFHLPSEVLGCVLAGLVPAGGGGTGGGEPQQWSPRAVDFLSNLQGKEVHGRVLDVLLLHRLVLLEVPVVSQQMEELGLARQVPDSLFCSLLKRYLTAAGQGSSGAPVLPRAAPKQEHPGLDYFYPQLQLGVTEPVVVTQVCHPHRIHCQLRSLSQEIHRLSESMAQVYRAPVGTDDEDSGSATWEEREESPDKPGSPCASCGLDGQWYRALLLETFRPQRCAQVLHVDYGRKELVSCSSLRYLLPEYFRMPVVTYPCALYGLWDCGRGWSRSQVGDLKALILGQAVNAKIEFYCSFEHMYYVTLYGEDGINLNSAFGVQSCCLADWFLQSQGIEEEEEEDEDEVEAAFQSQSPAEEMEAEVSLPSLRSIRLKMNTFYDAQVEFVKSPSEFWIRLRKHKNTFSKLTKRMCSFYSSASKLDGVILRPEPDDLCCVKWKENGYYRATVTRLDSKSVDVFLVDRGNSENVDWCDVRMLLPQFRQLPILALKCTLADIWPLGKTWSQEATSFFKKTVLHKELVVHVLDKQDHQYVIEILDESRMGEENISKVIAQAGFAKFQEFETKENIRLSAHSPGHVSGHFMAEPSKITSAKKAEGDQRAKKDNKTLSVSEALADTVSLSNLSTAQDTEKVTSDPSLLMLNFLKTKPDCCGKGELEVGSTVEVKVSHIENPGSFWCQLMRNAQGFRTLMCDIEDYCKSSEPSPYEGDTRVCLAKRTASGRWSRALISGAHSLEHVRVVFVDYGDRDVVSTKDILSVSDVFFQVRAQAFRCSLYNLIQPMGENPFVWDEKAVQAFSGFIDSARQNNLELKCTVFALASRHEEEWFNVVDLLTPFQSACRFLVEKRLARPVKHQKPLEPSVQLHSYYYSTHDLKIGSEELVYVTHADDPWTFYCQLARNTNVLEQLSYNIMQLSKALLNLKASTLAPGTLCLARYTDGNWYRGIIIEKEPSKVFFVDFGNTYIAVDHLLPIPRDAHDVLLLPMQALKCSLSDIPHHIPEEVTAWFQETVLDKSLKALVVAKDPDGRLIIELYDDSVQINASINEKLGLLGYKNRTRRKEKENEIILYETKALEDKKESVKPSLADYLSKPGESKAHSVEIMGESCKPKMGPACKELRYLQGSAKANLVPPYQDSVGNKNDGGFPLTREKKEDIFASSPMSGTKLDSALPERRMGEPSGRDLPPKFCEFPQKTIAPGFKTSVYVSHINDLSDFYIQLIEDEAEINNLSERLNDVRTRPQYHTGPQWQSGDVICAVFPEDNLWYRALVMEQQPNGLLSVQFIDYGNMSVVHTNRTGRLGPVDAVLPALCLHCSLWGLSVPVCKEMVSYFSQRTDEAQIRCEFVKFQGTWEVILADEHGVIAEDMISRFPCNGNSQAGLTTQTMKGDCLKIANKPNADTSVLLNWYNPKAKLIKAYATVIDGPEYFWCQFADSEKLQYLETEVQSAGKQLSDRRSCTQCPQIGDPCIVRYREDGHYYRALITNICDGELASVRLVDFGNAEDCVDAKELWSIPSELLLVPMQAFPCCLAGFSVSGGVCPQEGNDYFYDIVTEDVLDITILEIKRDVCNIPLAIVELRSKGENINEKMKKYAKTGVPKNDLSSEKRGPERKGSLASPDLGLKKPSHKIAQDKTFYGEARASELSERLEKDLNIETKTSKFYERSTRSIFNAFENSCKGKMGSERLEGSMDYHFVDRAKFDNNYLITGFNPILAHASEPKELLELSSLEVPLSADNDDECKEFLELESIELQHSPVGEEEKEELGLGSPMAPLSPGCQAGATLESFMMQLPLDCEAEKQLELKLPTPQLSLEDSISPLSAAVSQDIQESRYSEDERKAGYMGSSDDDHSRSPLLQHGKGGNSPAHGGRNLSEEEFPQFESRDSAALLAPLFSEEEAREGRKCGSMVPAAQLQSTYTLKGFSVGSKCVVWSSLRNTWSKCEILELAEEGTRVLNLSNGVEETVSPENVWNGIPKVDKRPSEAVFQTVGKDLPFMPSDDATTKEEEACGGDADSLSTAKLNI
- the Tdrd6 gene encoding tudor domain-containing protein 6 isoform 3 (isoform 3 is encoded by transcript variant 3), with amino-acid sequence MSSTPGLPTPGASLALRVSFVDVHPEVIPVQLWGLVGQRREEYVRLSREIQEAAATRGPWALGGASASPGELCLVQVGLMWHRCRVVSRQAQDSRVFLLDEGRTITAGAGSLAPGRSEFFHLPSEVLGCVLAGLVPAGGGGTGGGEPQQWSPRAVDFLSNLQGKEVHGRVLDVLLLHRLVLLEVPVVSQQMEELGLARQVPDSLFCSLLKRYLTAAGQGSSGAPVLPRAAPKQEHPGLDYFYPQLQLGVTEPVVVTQVCHPHRIHCQLRSLSQEIHRLSESMAQVYRAPVGTDDEDSGSATWEEREESPDKPGSPCASCGLDGQWYRALLLETFRPQRCAQVLHVDYGRKELVSCSSLRYLLPEYFRMPVVTYPCALYGLWDCGRGWSRSQVGDLKALILGQAVNAKIEFYCSFEHMYYVTLYGEDGINLNSAFGVQSCCLADWFLQSQGIEEEEEEDEDEVEAAFQSQSPAEEMEAEVSLPSLRSIRLKMNTFYDAQVEFVKSPSEFWIRLRKHKNTFSKLTKRMCSFYSSASKLDGVILRPEPDDLCCVKWKENGYYRATVTRLDSKSVDVFLVDRGNSENVDWCDVRMLLPQFRQLPILALKCTLADIWPLGKTWSQEATSFFKKTVLHKELVVHVLDKQDHQYVIEILDESRMGEENISKVIAQAGFAKFQEFETKENIRLSAHSPGHVSGHFMAEPSKITSAKKAEGDQRAKKDNKTLSVSEALADTVSLSNLSTAQDTEKVTSDPSLLMLNFLKTKPDCCGKGELEVGSTVEVKVSHIENPGSFWCQLMRNAQGFRTLMCDIEDYCKSSEPSPYEGDTRVCLAKRTASGRWSRALISGAHSLEHVRVVFVDYGDRDVVSTKDILSVSDVFFQVRAQAFRCSLYNLIQPMGENPFVWDEKAVQAFSGFIDSARQNNLELKCTVFALASRHEEEWFNVVDLLTPFQSACRFLVEKRLARPVKHQKPLEPSVQLHSYYYSTHDLKIGSEELVYVTHADDPWTFYCQLARNTNVLEQLSYNIMQLSKALLNLKASTLAPGTLCLARYTDGNWYRGIIIEKEPSKVFFVDFGNTYIAVDHLLPIPRDAHDVLLLPMQALKCSLSDIPHHIPEEVTAWFQETVLDKSLKALVVAKDPDGRLIIELYDDSVQINASINEKLGLLGYKNRTRRKEKENEIILYETKALEDKKESVKPSLADYLSKPGESKAHSVEIMGESCKPKMGPACKELRYLQGSAKANLVPPYQDSVGNKNDGGFPLTREKKEDIFASSPMSGTKLDSALPERRMGEPSGRDLPPKFCEFPQKTIAPGFKTSVYVSHINDLSDFYIQLIEDEAEINNLSERLNDVRTRPQYHTGPQWQSGDVICAVFPEDNLWYRALVMEQQPNGLLSVQFIDYGNMSVVHTNRTGRLGPVDAVLPALCLHCSLWGLSVPVCKEMVSYFSQRTDEAQIRCEFVKFQGTWEVILADEHGVIAEDMISRFPCNGNSQAGLTTQTMKGDCLKIANKPNADTSVLLNWYNPKAKLIKAYATVIDGPEYFWCQFADSEKLQYLETEVQSAGKQLSDRRSCTQCPQIGDPCIVRYREDGHYYRALITNICDGELASVRLVDFGNAEDCVDAKELWSIPSELLLVPMQAFPCCLAGFSVSGGVCPQEGNDYFYDIVTEDVLDITILEIKRDVCNIPLAIVELRSKGENINEKMKKYAKTGVPKNDLSSEKRGPERKGSLASPDLGLKKPSHKIAQDKTFYGEARASELSERLEKDLNIETKTSKFYERSTRSIFNAFENSCKGKMGSERLEGSMDYHFVDRAKFDNNYLITGFNPILAHASEPKELLELSSLEVPLSADNDDECKEFLELESIELQHSPVGEEEKEELGLGSPMAPLSPGCQAGATLESFMMQLPLDCEAEKQLELKLPTPQLSLEDSISPLSAAVSQDIQESRYSEDERKAGYMGSSDDDHSRSPLLQHGKGGNSPAHGGRNLSEEEFPQFESRDSAALLAPLFSEEEAREGRKCGSMVPAQLQSTYTLKGFSVGSKCVVWSSLRNTWSKCEILELAEEGTRVLNLSNGVEETVSPENVWNGIPKVDKRPSEAVFQTVGKDLPFMPSDDATTKEEEACGGDADSLSTAKLNI
- the Tdrd6 gene encoding tudor domain-containing protein 6 isoform 2 (isoform 2 is encoded by transcript variant 2); amino-acid sequence: MSSTPGLPTPGASLALRVSFVDVHPEVIPVQLWGLVGQRREEYVRLSREIQEAAATRGPWALGGASASPGELCLVQVGLMWHRCRVVSRQAQDSRVFLLDEGRTITAGAGSLAPGRSEFFHLPSEVLGCVLAGLVPAGGGGTGGGEPQQWSPRAVDFLSNLQGKEVHGRVLDVLLLHRLVLLEVPVVSQQMEELGLARQVPDSLFCSLLKRYLTAAGQGSSGAPVLPRAAPKQEHPGLDYFYPQLQLGVTEPVVVTQVCHPHRIHCQLRSLSQEIHRLSESMAQVYRAPVGTDDEDSGSATWEEREESPDKPGSPCASCGLDGQWYRALLLETFRPQRCAQVLHVDYGRKELVSCSSLRYLLPEYFRMPVVTYPCALYGLWDCGRGWSRSQVGDLKALILGQAVNAKIEFYCSFEHMYYVTLYGEDGINLNSAFGVQSCCLADWFLQSQGIEEEEEEDEDEVEAAFQSQSPAEEMEAEVSLPSLRSIRLKMNTFYDAQVEFVKSPSEFWIRLRKHKNTFSKLTKRMCSFYSSASKLDGVILRPEPDDLCCVKWKENGYYRATVTRLDSKSVDVFLVDRGNSENVDWCDVRMLLPQFRQLPILALKCTLADIWPLGKTWSQEATSFFKKTVLHKELVVHVLDKQDHQYVIEILDESRMGEENISKVIAQAGFAKFQEFETKENIRLSAHSPGHVSGHFMAEPSKITSAKKAEGDQRAKKDNKTLSVSEALADTVSLSNLSTAQDTEKVTSDPSLLMLNFLKTKPDCCGKGELEVGSTVEVKVSHIENPGSFWCQLMRNAQGFRTLMCDIEDYCKSSEPSPYEGDTRVCLAKRTASGRWSRALISGAHSLEHVRVVFVDYGDRDVVSTKDILSVSDVFFQVRAQAFRCSLYNLIQPMGENPFVWDEKAVQAFSGFIDSARQNNLELKCTVFALASRHEEEWFNVVDLLTPFQSACRFLVEKRLARPVKHQKPLEPSVQLHSYYYSTHDLKIGSEELVYVTHADDPWTFYCQLARNTNVLEQLSYNIMQLSKALLNLKASTLAPGTLCLARYTDGNWYRGIIIEKEPSKVFFVDFGNTYIAVDHLLPIPRDAHDVLLLPMQALKCSLSDIPHHIPEEVTAWFQETVLDKSLKALVVAKDPDGRLIIELYDDSVQINASINEKLGLLGYKNRTRRKEKENEIILYETKALEDKKESVKPSLADYLSKPGESKAHSVEIMGESCKPKMGPACKELRYLQGSAKANLVPPYQDSVGNKNDGGFPLTREKKEDIFASSPMSGTKLDSALPERRMGEPSGRDLPPKFCEFPQKTIAPGFKTSVYVSHINDLSDFYIQLIEDEAEINNLSERLNDVRTRPQYHTGPQWQSGDVICAVFPEDNLWYRALVMEQQPNGLLSVQFIDYGNMSVVHTNRTGRLGPVDAVLPALCLHCSLWGLSVPVCKEMVSYFSQRTDEAQIRCEFVKFQGTWEVILADEHGVIAEDMISRFPCNGNSQAGLTTQTMKGDCLKIANKPNADTSVLLNWYNPKAKLIKAYATVIDGPEYFWCQFADSEKLQYLETEVQSAGKQLSDRRSCTQCPQIGDPCIVRYREDGHYYRALITNICDGELASVRLVDFGNAEDCVDAKELWSIPSELLLVPMQAFPCCLAGFSVSGGVCPQEGNDYFYDIVTEDVLDITILEIKRDVCNIPLAIVELRSKGENINEKMKKYAKTGVPKNDLSSEKRGPERKGSLASPDLGLKKPSHKIAQDKTFYGEARASELSERLEKDLNIETKTSKFYERSTRSIFNAFENSCKGKMGSERLEGSMDYHFVDRAKFDNNYLITGFNPILAHASEPKELLELSSLEVPLSADNDDECKEFLELESIELQHSPVGEEEKEELGLGSPMAPLSPGCQAGATLESFMMQLPLDCEAEKQLELKLPTPQLSLEDSISPLSAAVSQDIQESRYSEDERKAGYMGSSDDDHSRSPLLQHGKGGNSPAHGGRNLSEEEFPQFESRDSAALLAPLFSEEEAREGRKCGSMVPAQLQSTYTLKGFSVGSKCVVWSSLRNTWSKCEILELAEEGTRVLNLSNGVEETVSPENVWNGIPKVDKRPSEAVFQTVGKDLPFMPSDDATTKGFSSVSEEEACGGDADSLSTAKLNI
- the Tdrd6 gene encoding tudor domain-containing protein 6 isoform 1 (isoform 1 is encoded by transcript variant 1) — translated: MSSTPGLPTPGASLALRVSFVDVHPEVIPVQLWGLVGQRREEYVRLSREIQEAAATRGPWALGGASASPGELCLVQVGLMWHRCRVVSRQAQDSRVFLLDEGRTITAGAGSLAPGRSEFFHLPSEVLGCVLAGLVPAGGGGTGGGEPQQWSPRAVDFLSNLQGKEVHGRVLDVLLLHRLVLLEVPVVSQQMEELGLARQVPDSLFCSLLKRYLTAAGQGSSGAPVLPRAAPKQEHPGLDYFYPQLQLGVTEPVVVTQVCHPHRIHCQLRSLSQEIHRLSESMAQVYRAPVGTDDEDSGSATWEEREESPDKPGSPCASCGLDGQWYRALLLETFRPQRCAQVLHVDYGRKELVSCSSLRYLLPEYFRMPVVTYPCALYGLWDCGRGWSRSQVGDLKALILGQAVNAKIEFYCSFEHMYYVTLYGEDGINLNSAFGVQSCCLADWFLQSQGIEEEEEEDEDEVEAAFQSQSPAEEMEAEVSLPSLRSIRLKMNTFYDAQVEFVKSPSEFWIRLRKHKNTFSKLTKRMCSFYSSASKLDGVILRPEPDDLCCVKWKENGYYRATVTRLDSKSVDVFLVDRGNSENVDWCDVRMLLPQFRQLPILALKCTLADIWPLGKTWSQEATSFFKKTVLHKELVVHVLDKQDHQYVIEILDESRMGEENISKVIAQAGFAKFQEFETKENIRLSAHSPGHVSGHFMAEPSKITSAKKAEGDQRAKKDNKTLSVSEALADTVSLSNLSTAQDTEKVTSDPSLLMLNFLKTKPDCCGKGELEVGSTVEVKVSHIENPGSFWCQLMRNAQGFRTLMCDIEDYCKSSEPSPYEGDTRVCLAKRTASGRWSRALISGAHSLEHVRVVFVDYGDRDVVSTKDILSVSDVFFQVRAQAFRCSLYNLIQPMGENPFVWDEKAVQAFSGFIDSARQNNLELKCTVFALASRHEEEWFNVVDLLTPFQSACRFLVEKRLARPVKHQKPLEPSVQLHSYYYSTHDLKIGSEELVYVTHADDPWTFYCQLARNTNVLEQLSYNIMQLSKALLNLKASTLAPGTLCLARYTDGNWYRGIIIEKEPSKVFFVDFGNTYIAVDHLLPIPRDAHDVLLLPMQALKCSLSDIPHHIPEEVTAWFQETVLDKSLKALVVAKDPDGRLIIELYDDSVQINASINEKLGLLGYKNRTRRKEKENEIILYETKALEDKKESVKPSLADYLSKPGESKAHSVEIMGESCKPKMGPACKELRYLQGSAKANLVPPYQDSVGNKNDGGFPLTREKKEDIFASSPMSGTKLDSALPERRMGEPSGRDLPPKFCEFPQKTIAPGFKTSVYVSHINDLSDFYIQLIEDEAEINNLSERLNDVRTRPQYHTGPQWQSGDVICAVFPEDNLWYRALVMEQQPNGLLSVQFIDYGNMSVVHTNRTGRLGPVDAVLPALCLHCSLWGLSVPVCKEMVSYFSQRTDEAQIRCEFVKFQGTWEVILADEHGVIAEDMISRFPCNGNSQAGLTTQTMKGDCLKIANKPNADTSVLLNWYNPKAKLIKAYATVIDGPEYFWCQFADSEKLQYLETEVQSAGKQLSDRRSCTQCPQIGDPCIVRYREDGHYYRALITNICDGELASVRLVDFGNAEDCVDAKELWSIPSELLLVPMQAFPCCLAGFSVSGGVCPQEGNDYFYDIVTEDVLDITILEIKRDVCNIPLAIVELRSKGENINEKMKKYAKTGVPKNDLSSEKRGPERKGSLASPDLGLKKPSHKIAQDKTFYGEARASELSERLEKDLNIETKTSKFYERSTRSIFNAFENSCKGKMGSERLEGSMDYHFVDRAKFDNNYLITGFNPILAHASEPKELLELSSLEVPLSADNDDECKEFLELESIELQHSPVGEEEKEELGLGSPMAPLSPGCQAGATLESFMMQLPLDCEAEKQLELKLPTPQLSLEDSISPLSAAVSQDIQESRYSEDERKAGYMGSSDDDHSRSPLLQHGKGGNSPAHGGRNLSEEEFPQFESRDSAALLAPLFSEEEAREGRKCGSMVPAAQLQSTYTLKGFSVGSKCVVWSSLRNTWSKCEILELAEEGTRVLNLSNGVEETVSPENVWNGIPKVDKRPSEAVFQTVGKDLPFMPSDDATTKGFSSVSEEEACGGDADSLSTAKLNI